TTGGCCGACACCACTGATTTCGGCATCCTGCGGCTCATCGTCGACCAATACGACCGGGCCCGGGAAATCCTGAAAGACAAAGGCTTCACCGTGGGCAAGACGGAAGTGGTCGCGGTGGAGGTGCCGGACCGTCCCGGAGGGCTGGGGCTCGTCCTCCAGATCCTGGCCGGGGCCGGCGTCAACGTGGAATACATGTACGCCTTTGTCCAGCACAGCGGTAAGAACGCGGTTATCATTTTCCGTTTTGACAATCTGGACCAGGCCATCGAGTTACTCCAGAAAGAAGGTATTCACATCTATAAGGGTGAGGAAGTATATCGGTTATAAACCATTGGGGAGGGTGAGCTTATGAAAACAAAGACAATTCTGGTTGGTGTTACTCTGGC
This DNA window, taken from Desulfobaccales bacterium, encodes the following:
- a CDS encoding ACT domain-containing protein, with the protein product MKVEQISVFLENKAGRLAEVTRVLGEAGINIRALSLADTTDFGILRLIVDQYDRAREILKDKGFTVGKTEVVAVEVPDRPGGLGLVLQILAGAGVNVEYMYAFVQHSGKNAVIIFRFDNLDQAIELLQKEGIHIYKGEEVYRL